A stretch of DNA from Brevibacillus ruminantium:
TTCTTGTTGGAATCGGGCAGTTGTAACTCGGTTACCGTTCCACGCTCGAGAAGATGCGGATCTGTTTTAAGATCAATCGGACGCAACACTTTTGCGCATGGTATCCCATTTTCCTTGAGCAGCTTTTCTCCGTCGTCGATCTGATCAAGTGTGCACAACCATTCCTCAATGATTTCAATCACCTCCGGCAAATGATCAATACGGTCACTGGCCGTGACAAAACGCGGATCGGTTGCTAATTCCGGCTTGCCAATAATCGTTGTAAAAGTGTCCCATAGCTTGGGATTTAGCACTCCAATGACGATACTTCCATCCTTTCCATTAAACACACCATAAGGAGCCAGCATGGAATGATGGTTTCCATTGCGAGTGACAGGCCGCCCCATGAACGCTGGCTCACAGTAATCATTCGCCGCAATAATGCATTCCAGAAGAGAGACATCAATATGTTGGCCCAGACCAGTCCTCTCCCGATAAAACAGCGCAGCTGAGATCGCTCCAAAGGCATTAAATCCGCCGGAATAATCCGCAATCGATGGGCCTAATTTTTGAGGAGGACCATCAGCCTCTCCAGTAACGTCCATGACACCGCTCATGGCTTGCGCGATTAAGTCGTAGCCAGGCAAATTCCGATACGGACCTGTTTGGCCAAAGGCTGAAATCGAACAGAGAATAATTTTTGGATTGATCTTTGCGAGGTCTTGATACCCAAGACGATATTTATCCATAATACCTGGCCGAAAACTCTCCACCACAACATCCATTTGCTTTACTAGCTTCCTGATAATCTCCAAATCAGCATCCGATTTGAAATCAAGTACAATCGACTTTTTGCCACGATTATGCCAAAGATAATAAGCGCTGACGCCATCTACCAATGGAGCCCATGCTCTGCTGTCATCTCCACCATTCGGTTTTTCCACCTTAATGACTTCGGCTCCGTAATCCGCTAGCATTGCCGTTGAATATGGACCTGCAATATTGTTGGTAAGATCCAATACCTTTATCCCTTCAAAGATTGTCTTCATCGCCCTGTTCCTCCTAATTGAACAAAATCACGGTGCTTGCTTGGCTTTGATCTTCTCATTCATGCTGCACCGTAAAACAAGCCGGTCACGCCTTGCTTCCAAAACATCACGACAAAAATAATCGATACGTAAAATTCGAACCCTTTCTAGTCATCAACCTTTACAATGATTGCTTCCGCTTGAGCCAATCCGCCACAGATACTGGCAACTCCATAGCCTCCTCCCCGTCTCCTTAATTCATGAATGAGGGTCAGCAAAATTCGCGCCCCGCTTGCACCCACTGGATGACCGATTGCAATCGCTCCGCCATTCACATTTACTCTTTCTCTGATCTGTAACATACGTTCGCGATTCTCTCCTCCCAAAATGAGACTGCTCACCAAGGGAACGGCTGAAAACGCCTCGTTTATTTCAAATAGTTTCATGTCATCAATGGATAACTTCGATTGGCAGAGAGCCTTCT
This window harbors:
- a CDS encoding CaiB/BaiF CoA transferase family protein encodes the protein MKTIFEGIKVLDLTNNIAGPYSTAMLADYGAEVIKVEKPNGGDDSRAWAPLVDGVSAYYLWHNRGKKSIVLDFKSDADLEIIRKLVKQMDVVVESFRPGIMDKYRLGYQDLAKINPKIILCSISAFGQTGPYRNLPGYDLIAQAMSGVMDVTGEADGPPQKLGPSIADYSGGFNAFGAISAALFYRERTGLGQHIDVSLLECIIAANDYCEPAFMGRPVTRNGNHHSMLAPYGVFNGKDGSIVIGVLNPKLWDTFTTIIGKPELATDPRFVTASDRIDHLPEVIEIIEEWLCTLDQIDDGEKLLKENGIPCAKVLRPIDLKTDPHLLERGTVTELQLPDSNKKLTTRGVHIKFSKTPGKLGIPPKLGEHQQEIFERFNIAKK